Below is a genomic region from Echinicola rosea.
TGAGCACCTGGGCGATCATATAACCGCCTACTCGGTTATCCAGTGCCCTTCCTGCAAAGAATTTACCGTTCAGGTCAATAAGCTCATCCTTAAAAGTGGCGACACATCCGACATGGATTCCCATTTTCTCCACTTCCTCTTTACTCCTCGCACCGACATCGATAAAGATATTTTCCAGGCTTGGCTTGTCTTCCTTGTCGCCCTTACGAACATGTATCGCCGGCCAGCCAAATACTCCAGGAATGATCTTTTCATCCGTATGGATATTCACACGCATGGAAGGCGCTATCATATGGTCTGAGCCACCATTTCTGCGCACATAAATATACCCTTCTGGAGTAATGTAATTCACAAACCAACTGATCTCATCAGCATGTGCCTCAATGACTACCTTAAAAGGAGCATCTGGATTGACGACTCCTACGGCAGTACCATAACTATCGGTGAAATGCTGATCCACAAATGGCTTGATATAATCCAACCATAATTGCTGGCCTGAAGCTTCAAACCCCGTCGGCGACGCGTTATTGAGATACTTATAAAGGAATTTTTCGTTTTCTTGCATGAACTTCGTTGTTTGATTATTTAGTTAATAGGTTATTGGATAATACTCCTAAGCCTACCTATTTGTTTCATCCTGATATCCTGTTGTGGTTTTTTGGACGTCTCGATACACCCCTTCTCGACAACTGTAAATCAATGATTATACCACTTCCTAAAGCCTCTCATTTATCCTTTGGAAATCGATTCGTCTTCCCAAAAACCTTCGGATTCATACTTTAAATCGGAAGGTGAAGACTTTTCATCACCCTTGAAAAACCGCCCCCCCTTAAGAGGACATAACGCCACTATTTCTACTATCATAACCCTTACTTCCCTCGACACCCTCCCCGCCTCCAATTCTTCAAATTTATCCATCATCAAGTGAGACCAAAAAACATGAGAACTTAATAATTTTAATCGGCTACTGAATGGGATTATCCTTTCCGACCTGAGATATGTCCATACCCAGAGACATCATTTTCTTTTCTCGGCCTTATCTACAGCGGTATGTTCCCGTGTTTTTTCCTAGGTAGGTTATCCACTTTGTTTTGGAGCATTTTGAAGCCCGAGATAAGTTTATTTCGAGTTTGGGACGGCAGGATCACTTCATCAATATATCCTCTGTGGGCCGCCTTATACGGATTGGCAAATTTCTTGGTGTACTGGTCTATTTTCTCTTGTAGCTTTTCCTGGGGATCGTCCGCCTGTGCAATTTCCTTTTTGAAAATAATTTCCGCGGCACCCTTTGCGCCCATTACTGCAATTTCTGCTGTCGGCCAAGCGAAATTCAGGTCGGCGCCAATGTGCTTGGAGTTCATCACATCATAGGCTCCTCCATATGCTTTTCTAGTAATCACCGTTATCCTTGGCACGGTGGCCTCGGAAAAGGCATAAAGCAGCTTGGCACCATTGGAAATGATTCCATTCCATTCCTGATCCGTCCCTGGCAAAAAACCAGGCACATCCACTAACACCAACAAAGGAATATTAAAACAATCACAAAACCGTACAAAACGGGCTGCTTTTATAGAGGCGTCATTATCAAGCACTCCTGCAAGTGACTGGGGCTGGTTTCCCACCACGCCAACGCTCCTTCCTGCTATCCGGGCAAATCCTACCACCATATTGTCCGCAAAGTTCTTGTGTACCTCTAAAAACGATGCATCGTCCACTATTCCACCCACCACAGCACGCATATCATACGGGTGATTGGGGTTTTCCGGCACCAACTTATCCAACTCCTCCCGGGACTCATCCTCTCGCATTTCATATGGATAGGACGGAGCATCGTCCTCACAATTTTGGGGAATATAGCTGAGGATCTCCTTCATGGTCTTGATACAATCCACTTCATTTTGGCAGGCAAAATGGGTCACTCCGCTTTTGGTGCTATGTGTACTCGCACCACCCAGTTCCTCAGAGCTGACATGCTCCTGTGTAACCGTCTTGACGACGTTTGGGCCAGTCACAAACATATAGCTGGTCTCCTCCACCATGAGGATGAAGTCGGTTATGGCGGGCGAATAAACTGCACCACCGGCACAAGGCCCCATAATCGCCGACAGCTGTGGAATCACGCCTGAAGCCCGGGTGTTACGGTAAAAAATATCCGCATACCCTCCCAGGGAATTCACCCCTTCTTGGATACGGGCTCCCCCTGAGTCATTCAAACCGATGACTGGTGCGCCGTTTTGCATGGCCATGTCCATTATTTTGCAGATTTTTTCGGCATGGGTTTCTGAGAGCGAGCCGCCAAACACCGTAAAATCCTGTGAATACACATACACAAGTCGGCCATTGACCTCTCCATATCCAGTCACTACACCATCTCCTAAATAATATTCCTTGTCCAGCCCAAAGTCTTTGCATCGATGCATTTTAAACTTATCGATCTCCTGAAAAGTCCCTTCATCAATTAGCAAGTGAATCCGCTCGCGGGCCGTCAGTTTCCCTTTTTCGTGCTGGGTAGCTATCCGCTGTTTGCCTCCGCCCAATAGGGCTTCTTCATTTTTCTTTTTTAGCAGTTCCAGTTTTTCCTTGTTTCCTGGAAGGGTATAAACTCCTTTTGTAGAACTTTTCATAAAATCAGCATCGTGGGTTCATCCTACAATATAACGAACTGTTTTTTATCGAAGAAACTTTTTCCCTAGCCCCACTCAAAACTACTCAGGAATACACTTACCTACTCAATCAGAACCTTTCCTTTATTAATCTGACATTATCATAAAGCATTTTAAATAAACTTTTTATATTCGCACAACTAAAAAACCGGGGCTACATGAGACATGAGAAGGCAGCCATAATTGACATGGGAACCAATACCTTTCATTTGATATTGGTAAATCTAAAAGAAGAGGGGTTTGACATTCTTTTCAAAGAAAAAGTCCCTGTTAAACTAGGACAGAAAGGCATTAGTAAAAACGAAATCCATCCCGACGCCAAGAAACGTGCAATGCATACCCTTAAGCATTTCCGAAATTTGATCGACGGGGAAGCCATTGAGCATGTCTATGCTTTCGCTACCAGTGCCGTGCGAAATGCCCATAACGGAATGGAACTGGTACAGGACATCAAAAATGCTTTTGAACTAGATGTCCATGTAATCGACGGCGAGCAAGAAGCTCAGCTTATCTATGAAGGCATTCGTTTTAGCAAGTCTCTTGGAAAAGAAAATAGCCTCATGATGGACATCGGTGGTGGATCAGTGGAGTTTATCATAGGCAATGAATCCAAAGCAAGCTGGAAACAAAGCTTTGAAATTGGCGGTCAGCGATTGCTGGATCTTTTCCATTACCACGACCCTATTCTTCCAGAAGAGATCGACAAACTACAGGCATACCTCTCTGAACGGCTACAGCCGCTAATAGACGCCCTCAAAGTACACCAACCCAAAAGGCTGGTGGGCGCTTCGGGCACTTTCGACACGTTAACAGACATGTACTATGCCGCTGCCCAGCTCACCAAATCAAAGGGACAGACGGTTTTCCACCTGCCCAGAGCTGAATTCAAGCACTTGTCCAAAAAACTGGTCACTCTCAACAAAGAACAACGACTGGAAATCCCAGGCATGATCCCTATGCGTGTGGACATGATCGTGGTGGCTTCCTGCCTCATAGAGTTTATCCTCCAATATGTTGAGGCTGACGAACTGATCTGTTCCAATTATGCGCTAAAAGAAGGAGTCATCTCGAAAATCCTGAAAAACGAATCCATCATCCCCTGCATGGGAATGGAAAAACCATAATCAAACTGCTCACCCTGTCAAGGTGAGCTTTAATTTTATACATTACCATGAATTTTGATTTCAAAAGTTTATTTGCATTTACAAAAGATATATTCCTGAAAATCGGTTGCCCTGAAGCTGATGCTCAAGCGGCTACCGAAGTACTACTTTCTGCAGACCTTCGTGGCGTGGATTCCCATGGAGTGGCGAGGCTATCAGGATATGTAAGACTTTGGGAAGCGGGAAGGATAAACCCTACCCCCAATGTCCGCGTGGTGCATGAAACCCCCAGCACTGCAGTAGTCGATGGAGACGGCGGTCTTGGTCTGGTAGTCGCCCCTATTGCCATGCAGATCGCCATTGAGAAAGCAAAAAATGCAGGAACTGGCTGGGTGTCCGTAAAGAACTCCAATCATTATGGTATTGCAGGTCACCACGCCCTGCAGGCCGCAAAAGAAGACATGATCGGCATGTCCATGACCAATGCCAGCCCATTGGTAAGCCCTACTTTTTCCAAAGAACGTTTGCTGGGCACCAATCCTATTGCGGTAGCCATTCCTGCAGGCGAGGAACCGACCTTTGTGGCCGACATGGCCACGACCACAGCAGCCAATGGCAAATTGGAGATCCTTCAGCGAAAACAAGAAGAAGCCCCTAACGGATGGGTACAGGACAAAGATGGCAATCCGACCACCAATGCTTTTGGTGTAAAAGAAGGAGGAGCCTTGTTGCCACTAGGAGGCGACCGTGAGCACGGCTCCCATAAAGGGTACGCTCTTGGTTCAATAGTTGACATTTTTTCAGCAGTGCTGTCAGGTGCCAATTACGGACCTTGGGTACCGCCGTTTGTAGCTTTCTTGGAGCCTGACCCCAATCCAGTAGGGAAAGGCATCGGTCACTTTTTTGGAGCCATGCGTGTAGATGCTTTTCGTCCCGCGGATGAATTTAAAGGCCATATGGACAATTGGATCAAAAGATTCCGTGCTGCCGAGACCACACCCGGCCATGAGAAAGTACTTATCCCCGGAGATCCGGAAAGAGAACTCGAAAAAGAACGAATGGAAAATGGCATTCCATTACTTGCCCCAGTACATGAAGACCTAAAGGCATTGGGAGAAAAACTGGGCGTCACATTTAGGCA
It encodes:
- a CDS encoding acyl-CoA carboxylase subunit beta, encoding MKSSTKGVYTLPGNKEKLELLKKKNEEALLGGGKQRIATQHEKGKLTARERIHLLIDEGTFQEIDKFKMHRCKDFGLDKEYYLGDGVVTGYGEVNGRLVYVYSQDFTVFGGSLSETHAEKICKIMDMAMQNGAPVIGLNDSGGARIQEGVNSLGGYADIFYRNTRASGVIPQLSAIMGPCAGGAVYSPAITDFILMVEETSYMFVTGPNVVKTVTQEHVSSEELGGASTHSTKSGVTHFACQNEVDCIKTMKEILSYIPQNCEDDAPSYPYEMREDESREELDKLVPENPNHPYDMRAVVGGIVDDASFLEVHKNFADNMVVGFARIAGRSVGVVGNQPQSLAGVLDNDASIKAARFVRFCDCFNIPLLVLVDVPGFLPGTDQEWNGIISNGAKLLYAFSEATVPRITVITRKAYGGAYDVMNSKHIGADLNFAWPTAEIAVMGAKGAAEIIFKKEIAQADDPQEKLQEKIDQYTKKFANPYKAAHRGYIDEVILPSQTRNKLISGFKMLQNKVDNLPRKKHGNIPL
- a CDS encoding zinc-binding metallopeptidase family protein gives rise to the protein MQENEKFLYKYLNNASPTGFEASGQQLWLDYIKPFVDQHFTDSYGTAVGVVNPDAPFKVVIEAHADEISWFVNYITPEGYIYVRRNGGSDHMIAPSMRVNIHTDEKIIPGVFGWPAIHVRKGDKEDKPSLENIFIDVGARSKEEVEKMGIHVGCVATFKDELIDLNGKFFAGRALDNRVGGYMIAQVLKKIHDAGKKLPFALYVVNAVQEEIGLRGAQMIAAKIKPNVAVITDVCHDTTAPMYNKITSGEQVAGAGPVLTYGASVHKKLLDLIIGAANKRKIPFQRAAASRGTGTDTDAFAYSNDGVPSALISLPLKYMHTTVETASKKDIDSVIDLITGFLEDLDPDYNFKYID
- a CDS encoding Ldh family oxidoreductase; protein product: MNFDFKSLFAFTKDIFLKIGCPEADAQAATEVLLSADLRGVDSHGVARLSGYVRLWEAGRINPTPNVRVVHETPSTAVVDGDGGLGLVVAPIAMQIAIEKAKNAGTGWVSVKNSNHYGIAGHHALQAAKEDMIGMSMTNASPLVSPTFSKERLLGTNPIAVAIPAGEEPTFVADMATTTAANGKLEILQRKQEEAPNGWVQDKDGNPTTNAFGVKEGGALLPLGGDREHGSHKGYALGSIVDIFSAVLSGANYGPWVPPFVAFLEPDPNPVGKGIGHFFGAMRVDAFRPADEFKGHMDNWIKRFRAAETTPGHEKVLIPGDPERELEKERMENGIPLLAPVHEDLKALGEKLGVTFRQ
- a CDS encoding Ppx/GppA phosphatase family protein; this translates as MRHEKAAIIDMGTNTFHLILVNLKEEGFDILFKEKVPVKLGQKGISKNEIHPDAKKRAMHTLKHFRNLIDGEAIEHVYAFATSAVRNAHNGMELVQDIKNAFELDVHVIDGEQEAQLIYEGIRFSKSLGKENSLMMDIGGGSVEFIIGNESKASWKQSFEIGGQRLLDLFHYHDPILPEEIDKLQAYLSERLQPLIDALKVHQPKRLVGASGTFDTLTDMYYAAAQLTKSKGQTVFHLPRAEFKHLSKKLVTLNKEQRLEIPGMIPMRVDMIVVASCLIEFILQYVEADELICSNYALKEGVISKILKNESIIPCMGMEKP